The genomic interval GATGTCCTGGGCGCGGGGCTGCGCGTGGACCGCGCGGTGGTCCCGTTCGTGACCGTGAAGAAGGGCCAGGTGTTCACTCCGGACTGGGGGCCGCGCCCCTGGGGCTGGGAGCCGGACCGCGCGCTGCCCGCGGGCGCGCCCATTCGCGGCGGCTGCTGCTGAGCCTCGCCCGGAGGAGGAGAGCGTGGGGATGATCGTGCTACCGGAGTGGTCGAGCCTCGGCCTGTTCGTGATCGCGGCGCTGGTGCTGCTGGTGACGCCGGGTCCCGCGGTGCTCTACATCGTGACCCGCAGCATCGACCAGGGCCGCCGCGCCGGGCTGGTCTCCGTCGCCGGCGTCCACGTGGGGACCCTCGCGCACATCGTCGCGGCGGCGGTGGGCCTCTCCGCGCTGCTCGCCGCCTCGACCACCGCGTTCAGCATCGTGAAGTACCTGGGCGCCGCCTATCTCATCTACATCGGGGTGCGGCGGCTGCTCGAGCGGCGCGCGCCCACCGCCTCCGGGCCCGGCCAGCCGACGCGCTTGCGGCGCGCGTTCCTCGACGGCGTGATCGTCAACGTCTTGAACCCCAAGACCGGCCTGTTCTTCCTGGCGTTCCTGCCCCAGTTCGTGACCGTGCCCCGCGGGCACGTGGGCGAGCAGATCGTCTGGCTGGGCGTGGTCTTCGTGCTGCTCGGGATGATCACCGACTCGCTCTACGCCCTGACCGCGGGCTCCGCGGCCCGGTGGCTGCGCGGCCGGCCCGGCTTCCTGTCGGGCGAGCGCTGGCTCTCGGGCGGCCTCTACATCGGCCTCGGGGTGGTCGCCGCCTTGTCGAGCGGCCACCGGAAGTAGCGCGCGGGCCGTCCCAGCACCCGGAACCGGTCGCCCGGCCGGGGGCGGTCCTCGTCGTCCGGCCCCGGATCCTGTGCCTGATCGCCGGTGTAGTCGTCGGTGGGCTGCGGGTCCTCGCGGTCGTGTGGCTTCATGGGCGGGCCTCCTCGCGCACAAAGAGCAACCGGCGTGCCGGGCGTGGT from Candidatus Methylomirabilota bacterium carries:
- a CDS encoding LysE family translocator → MIVLPEWSSLGLFVIAALVLLVTPGPAVLYIVTRSIDQGRRAGLVSVAGVHVGTLAHIVAAAVGLSALLAASTTAFSIVKYLGAAYLIYIGVRRLLERRAPTASGPGQPTRLRRAFLDGVIVNVLNPKTGLFFLAFLPQFVTVPRGHVGEQIVWLGVVFVLLGMITDSLYALTAGSAARWLRGRPGFLSGERWLSGGLYIGLGVVAALSSGHRK